In Mastacembelus armatus chromosome 5, fMasArm1.2, whole genome shotgun sequence, a single genomic region encodes these proteins:
- the suox gene encoding sulfite oxidase, mitochondrial, whose protein sequence is MLLLRRVHALTRFCSVNTQRNQVAPAVTLCAVRLWSSSSSDDQRSYRSAHSLRWRRALAGLLAGAGAVVAYGLHHHKAVQADTTRVQTIENTSNLPIFSQEEVTKHRSLEDGVWVTYRGSVYDITEFVALHPGGNKILLAAGGALEPFWALYAVHNQEHVLEILSEYKVGELKAEDLKKQQAVTSSDPYSSDPERHPLLHTNSLKPFNAEPPAEILSDSYITPSAFFFKRNHFPVPQVDPASYQLHVEGLSGGSLTLSLEELKTRFPKHTITATLQCAGNRRSEMHKAKQVKGLNWGIGAISTATWSGAKLRDVLLAAGYGSDVAQWARHVQFEGLDKDVTGAAYGGSIPLNKAVGEDGDVLLAYEMNGEALPADHGFPVRVVVPGVVGARSVKWLGKIIVSAEESSSHWQQNDYKGFSPGTDWDTVDHKSAPAIQELPVQSAITTPADGAVVDRSVEEVTVKGYAWSGGGREVVRVDVSLDGGKTWQVAQLRGSEHSPPLGRAWAWKLWEITAPLPPEAQELEIVCKAVDNSYNVQPDTFLPIWNLRGLLSNAWHRVKVKIAEDASED, encoded by the exons ATGCTGCTTCTCAGACGCGTCCACGCCCTGACTCGATTTTGTTCTGTCAACACTCAGAG AAATCAAGTGGCGCCTGCTGTGACACTGTGTGCAGTCCGgctgtggagcagcagcagcagtgatgaccAGAGATCATACCGGAGCGCCCACAGTCTCAGGTGGAGACGTGCCCTGGCAGGACTGCTGGCTGGTGCTGGGGCTGTGGTGGCTTATGGCCTCCACCACCACAAG GCTGTGCAAGCCGACACCACTAGGGTGCAGACCATAGAGAACACCTCCAACCTTCCCATTTTCAGCCAGGAAGAAGTCACAAAGCATCGCTCGCTTGAAGACGGCGTGTGGGTCACTTACAGAGGCAGCGTCTATGACATCACTGAGTTTGTTGCCTTGCACCCTGGTGGCAATAAAATCTTGTTAGCAGCAGGTGGGGCTCTTGAGCCCTTTTGGGCACTGTATGCTGTACACAACCAGGAGCATGTGCTGGAAATCCTCTCAGAATATAAG GTTGGTGAGCTGAAAGCTGAAGACCTGAAGAAACAGCAGGCTGTTACATCATCTGACCCCTACTCGTCTGACCCTGAGCGTCACCCCCTCCTGCACACAAACAGCCTCAAGCCCTTCAATGCTGAGCCGCCTGCAGAAATCCTCTCTGACAGCTACATCACTCCCTCCGCTTTTTTCTTCAAAAGAAACCACTTTCCTGTTCCTCAGGTGGACCCAGCTTCGTATCAGCTTCATGTAGAGGGACTATCCGGAGGGTCGCTGACGCTGTCTTTAGAAGAGTTGAAGACTCGATTCCCCAAACACACCATCACTGCCACACTGCAGTGTGCAGGTAACCGCCGGTCTGAGATGCATAAGGCCAAACAGGTGAAAGGACTGAACTGGGGCATTGGTGCAATCAGTACCGCTACATGGAGTGGCGCTAAACTCCGGGATGTGCTGCTGGCAGCTGGCTACGGGTCAGATGTGGCTCAGTGGGCTCGTCATGTTCAGTTTGAAGGACTGGACAAAGATGTGACGGGGGCCGCTTACGGTGGTTCCATCCCTCTAAACAAGGCAGTCGGCGAGGACGGTGATGTGCTGCTGGCCTATGAAATGAATGGTGAGGCTCTTCCGGCCGACCACGGATTCCCTGTCCGTGTTGTGGTACCGGGGGTCGTCGGTGCACGGAGTGTTAAATGGCTGGGGAAGATCATAGTAAGCGCAGAGGAAAGCAGCAGCCACTGGCAGCAGAATGACTACAAGGGTTTCTCCCCTGGGACAGACTGGGACACAGTGGACCACAAGTCAGCTCCGGCCATCCAAGAGCTGCCCGTTCAGTCTGCAATCACCACACCAGCAGACGGTGCTGTGGTTGATCGAAGcgtagaagaggtgactgtgaAGGGCTACGCCTGGAGCGGCGGAGGCAGAGAGGTGGTACGGGTAGATGTTTCTCTGGATGGAGGCAAGACATGGCAGGTGGCTCAGCTGAGGGGCAGTGAACATTCACCGCCACTAGGACGAGCTTGGGCCTGGAAACTGTGGGAGATAacagctcctcttcctcctgaggCTCAGGAGCTGGAGATAGTTTGCAAAGCAGTTGACAACAGTTACAACGTGCAGCCAGACACGTTTCTTCCCATCTGGAACCTGAGGGGCCTCCTGAGTAACGCCTGGCACAGGGTGAAGGTGAAGATCGCAGAGGATGCAAGTGAAGATTAG
- the mcrs1 gene encoding microspherule protein 1 isoform X1: protein MQAGDPVLDASMAVAGAQSRSEDEESLGVKDLKRTATQAFGSGVPKRRSSSRSIKRKKFDDELVESSLVKSSSRVKGAQVIEPVRCSGSEPSSSEKKKVTKSGTALTPPLPMVINPAPITKRVKKSKQPLHITKDLGRWKPTDDLLLINAVLQTTDLTSVHLGVKFSCRFTLREITERWYALLYDPVISKMAWQAMRQLHPEAIAAIQSKALFSQTEEALLAKISSVIFTGQTSQPKLDVFQDLLSKHPGVFHPSRTPKSLLVHWQLLKQYYLLDDQSVQPLPKGDQVLNFSDAEQMVDDVKLKESRDEVLEHELMISDRHQKREIRQLEQELPRWQVLVDSITGMSMPDFDNQTLAALRGRMVRYLMRSREITLGRATKDKQIDVDLSLEGPAWKISRKQGIIKLKNNGDFFIANEGRRPIYIDGRPVLSGSKWKLNNNSVVEIAGLRFVFLINLELISLIKAEAAKMTQQ from the exons ATGCAAGCGGGTGACCCTGTGCTTGATGCGTCCATGGCAGTAGCTGGTGCTCAGAGTCGATCAGAGGACGAAGAGTCACTTGGAGTGAAAGATTTAAAAAGGACAGCTACACAAGCATTTGGCAGTGGTGTTCCCAAACGCAGAAGCTCCTCCAG GTCTATAAAGAGGAAGAAGTTTGATGATGAGCTGGTGGAAAGCAGTCTTGTGAAATCATCCAGTAGAGTCAAAGGCGCTCAGGTCATAGAGCCGGTCCGCTGTTCAGGGAGTGAACCTTCATCtagtgagaaaaaaaag GTGACAAAGTCAGGAACTGCTCTCACACCGCCTCTCCCTATGGTAATAAATCCTGCACCCATCACCAAAAGAGTGAAGAAAAGCAAGCAACCTCTACATATTACTAAAGACCTGGGTCGGTGGAAACCCACAGATGACCTGTTGCTTATAAATGCAGTGTTACAG ACCACAGACCTAACTTCTGTTCATCTGGGAGTCAAGTTCAGCTGTCGTTTCACTTTGCGAGAAATAACAGAGAGGTGGTACGCTCTGCTCTACGACCCTGTCATCTCAAA GATGGCGTGGCAGGCCATGAGACAGCTTCACCCAGAAGCCATTGCAGCAATCCAAAGCAAAGCTCTTTTCAGTCAGACTGAGGAGGCACTGCTGGCCAAAATTAGTTCA GTTATATTTACTGGACAGACTAGTCAGCCCAAACTGGACGTGTTCCAGGACCTCCTGAGCAAACACCCTGGTGTCTTTCATCCATCTCGCACTCCCAAGAGCCTGCTGGTGCACTGGCAGCTGCTAAAGCAGTACTACCTACTGGATGACCAGAGTG TCCAGCCGCTCCCTAAAGGTGACCAGGTCCTCAACTTCTCTGATGCTGAGCAGATGGTTGATGATGTAAAGTTAAA GGAGAGCAGAGATGAGGTTTTGGAGCATG agCTGATGATTTCCGATCGCCACCAGAAGAGGGAGATCAGACAGTTAGAACAGGAGCTGCCTCGTTGGCAGGTCCTTGTGGACAGTATCACAG GGATGAGCATGCCCGACTTTGACAACCAGACACTGGCAGCGCTACGAGGACGAATGGTTCGCTACCTCATGAGGTCACGAGAG attACTTTGGGCAGGGCAACCAAGGACAAACAGATAGATGTAGATCTGTCACTGGAGGGGCCTGCCTGGAAGATATCAAGAAAACAAG GTATTATAAAACTGAAGAATAATGGAGACTTCTTTATCGCCAATGAGGGCAGACGACCCATCTATATAGATGGCAGACCGGTCCTGTCAGGAAGCAAATGGAAACTCAACAACAACTCAGTGGTGGAG ATTGCAGGGCTTCggtttgtgtttctgattaACCTGGAGCTCATCTCACTAATAAAAGCTGAAGCTGCCAAGATGACGCAGCAGTGA
- the mcrs1 gene encoding microspherule protein 1 isoform X2, with product MQAGDPVLDASMAVAGAQSRSEDEESLGVKDLKRTATQAFGSGVPKRRSSSRSIKRKKFDDELVESSLVKSSSRVKGAQVIEPVRCSGSEPSSSEKKKVTKSGTALTPPLPMVINPAPITKRVKKSKQPLHITKDLGRWKPTDDLLLINAVLQTTDLTSVHLGVKFSCRFTLREITERWYALLYDPVISKMAWQAMRQLHPEAIAAIQSKALFSQTEEALLAKISSTSQPKLDVFQDLLSKHPGVFHPSRTPKSLLVHWQLLKQYYLLDDQSVQPLPKGDQVLNFSDAEQMVDDVKLKESRDEVLEHELMISDRHQKREIRQLEQELPRWQVLVDSITGMSMPDFDNQTLAALRGRMVRYLMRSREITLGRATKDKQIDVDLSLEGPAWKISRKQGIIKLKNNGDFFIANEGRRPIYIDGRPVLSGSKWKLNNNSVVEIAGLRFVFLINLELISLIKAEAAKMTQQ from the exons ATGCAAGCGGGTGACCCTGTGCTTGATGCGTCCATGGCAGTAGCTGGTGCTCAGAGTCGATCAGAGGACGAAGAGTCACTTGGAGTGAAAGATTTAAAAAGGACAGCTACACAAGCATTTGGCAGTGGTGTTCCCAAACGCAGAAGCTCCTCCAG GTCTATAAAGAGGAAGAAGTTTGATGATGAGCTGGTGGAAAGCAGTCTTGTGAAATCATCCAGTAGAGTCAAAGGCGCTCAGGTCATAGAGCCGGTCCGCTGTTCAGGGAGTGAACCTTCATCtagtgagaaaaaaaag GTGACAAAGTCAGGAACTGCTCTCACACCGCCTCTCCCTATGGTAATAAATCCTGCACCCATCACCAAAAGAGTGAAGAAAAGCAAGCAACCTCTACATATTACTAAAGACCTGGGTCGGTGGAAACCCACAGATGACCTGTTGCTTATAAATGCAGTGTTACAG ACCACAGACCTAACTTCTGTTCATCTGGGAGTCAAGTTCAGCTGTCGTTTCACTTTGCGAGAAATAACAGAGAGGTGGTACGCTCTGCTCTACGACCCTGTCATCTCAAA GATGGCGTGGCAGGCCATGAGACAGCTTCACCCAGAAGCCATTGCAGCAATCCAAAGCAAAGCTCTTTTCAGTCAGACTGAGGAGGCACTGCTGGCCAAAATTAGTTCA ACTAGTCAGCCCAAACTGGACGTGTTCCAGGACCTCCTGAGCAAACACCCTGGTGTCTTTCATCCATCTCGCACTCCCAAGAGCCTGCTGGTGCACTGGCAGCTGCTAAAGCAGTACTACCTACTGGATGACCAGAGTG TCCAGCCGCTCCCTAAAGGTGACCAGGTCCTCAACTTCTCTGATGCTGAGCAGATGGTTGATGATGTAAAGTTAAA GGAGAGCAGAGATGAGGTTTTGGAGCATG agCTGATGATTTCCGATCGCCACCAGAAGAGGGAGATCAGACAGTTAGAACAGGAGCTGCCTCGTTGGCAGGTCCTTGTGGACAGTATCACAG GGATGAGCATGCCCGACTTTGACAACCAGACACTGGCAGCGCTACGAGGACGAATGGTTCGCTACCTCATGAGGTCACGAGAG attACTTTGGGCAGGGCAACCAAGGACAAACAGATAGATGTAGATCTGTCACTGGAGGGGCCTGCCTGGAAGATATCAAGAAAACAAG GTATTATAAAACTGAAGAATAATGGAGACTTCTTTATCGCCAATGAGGGCAGACGACCCATCTATATAGATGGCAGACCGGTCCTGTCAGGAAGCAAATGGAAACTCAACAACAACTCAGTGGTGGAG ATTGCAGGGCTTCggtttgtgtttctgattaACCTGGAGCTCATCTCACTAATAAAAGCTGAAGCTGCCAAGATGACGCAGCAGTGA